One stretch of Lachnospiraceae bacterium oral taxon 096 DNA includes these proteins:
- a CDS encoding DUF1700 domain-containing protein, whose protein sequence is MTKEEFLYELKKELSALDSAEAMAYNLRYYSDYIDAEIAKGRSEQEVLDELGNPRWLVNSIKESGDYGRVQDIIEGPLENVRSNDEEDNQTMHTIRIEGMKARILGVAILAIFLLFLVAIFYILGKIFVFLLPVLIPILLICLIFGFMKILDR, encoded by the coding sequence ATGACAAAGGAAGAATTTTTATATGAGTTAAAGAAGGAATTGTCTGCTCTTGACTCAGCAGAGGCCATGGCCTACAATCTTCGTTATTATAGCGATTATATTGATGCAGAGATAGCAAAGGGCAGAAGTGAGCAGGAAGTTTTGGATGAACTTGGCAATCCAAGATGGTTGGTCAACTCGATTAAGGAGTCGGGGGACTACGGAAGAGTTCAAGACATTATAGAGGGTCCACTAGAAAATGTAAGAAGCAATGATGAAGAAGATAATCAAACAATGCACACAATTCGCATAGAAGGAATGAAGGCAAGAATATTGGGTGTGGCAATACTTGCGATTTTTTTACTTTTTTTGGTCGCAATCTTTTATATTTTAGGAAAGATTTTTGTATTTCTCCTTCCCGTGCTCATTCCTATTTTACTTATTTGTCTGATTTTTGGGTTTATGAAGATTTTGGACAGATAA
- a CDS encoding C40 family peptidase, whose amino-acid sequence MNNKAKAVITLVAATSLSSMAGMTSHAKARVYDTNLDDMKFGVVATATPANATPATDDTKKAEIANTATAQVEAPKTTEVKVEVKKEEVGPDKAAQQKAEAEAAAKKAAEEAAAKKAADEAAAKEAAAEKAEKAAEKQSVAASSARQAVANLAISLAGRTRYVYGGTNPATGVDCSGFSQYVLRRAAGVSVSRTSSEQSTQGRTVGINEAQPGDLVFYAKGGRINHVAVYIGGGKVVSASSPRSGVKIVAWNYRNPVKIKNVMG is encoded by the coding sequence ATGAATAACAAGGCAAAGGCAGTAATTACTTTAGTAGCGGCAACATCACTTTCATCTATGGCAGGTATGACTAGCCATGCAAAGGCGAGAGTATATGACACAAATTTAGATGATATGAAGTTTGGTGTAGTGGCAACAGCAACACCTGCAAATGCAACACCAGCTACAGATGATACAAAGAAGGCAGAGATAGCAAACACTGCAACAGCTCAGGTAGAGGCTCCAAAGACAACTGAGGTAAAGGTAGAAGTAAAGAAAGAGGAAGTTGGTCCTGATAAGGCAGCTCAGCAAAAGGCAGAGGCAGAGGCCGCAGCAAAGAAGGCAGCTGAAGAAGCCGCAGCAAAGAAAGCCGCTGACGAGGCCGCAGCAAAGGAAGCTGCAGCAGAGAAGGCAGAGAAAGCAGCTGAGAAGCAGAGCGTGGCAGCAAGCAGTGCAAGACAGGCTGTAGCTAATCTCGCTATTTCACTTGCAGGAAGAACAAGATATGTTTATGGCGGTACAAATCCAGCTACAGGTGTGGATTGCTCAGGCTTTTCACAGTATGTTTTGAGAAGGGCAGCAGGTGTTTCTGTCAGCAGAACATCTTCAGAGCAGTCAACTCAGGGTAGAACAGTTGGAATTAATGAGGCTCAGCCAGGTGACCTTGTATTCTATGCAAAGGGCGGAAGAATCAACCATGTTGCTGTATATATTGGTGGCGGTAAGGTTGTATCTGCATCTTCACCAAGATCAGGTGTAAAAATCGTTGCTTGGAACTACAGAAATCCAGTAAAGATTAAGAATGTAATGGGCTAA
- the serC gene encoding 3-phosphoserine/phosphohydroxythreonine transaminase, producing MARVYNFSAGPAVLPEEVLQEAAQEMMDYQGSGMSVMEMSHRSKVYEDIIKEAEADIRDLMGIPSNYKVLFLQGGGNTQFAMIPMNLMKNRVADYIITGQWAKKAFKEAQIYGDVKAVASSEDKVFSYIPDCSDLPIRDNADYVYICENNTIYGTKFKTLPNTKGKTLVSDISSCFLSEPIDVSKYGLVWGGVQKNVGPAGVTIVIIREDLITEDTLPGTPTMLKYKIHADNNSLYNTPPCYNIYICGKVFKWIKKMGGLSAMKEHNEKKAAVLYDFLDQSKLFKGTVRKEDRSLMNVPFVTGDKELDAEFIKAAEVAGFVNLKGHRTVGGMRASIYNAMPIEGVEKLVAFMKDFEAKHE from the coding sequence ATGGCAAGAGTGTATAATTTTAGTGCGGGACCAGCCGTATTACCAGAAGAAGTTTTACAAGAAGCAGCACAGGAGATGATGGATTATCAAGGTTCAGGAATGTCTGTAATGGAGATGAGTCATCGTTCTAAGGTATATGAGGATATTATCAAGGAGGCCGAGGCAGATATTCGTGACTTGATGGGGATTCCATCAAATTACAAAGTTCTCTTCCTTCAGGGGGGTGGAAACACACAATTTGCGATGATTCCAATGAACTTGATGAAGAATCGAGTTGCCGACTACATTATTACAGGTCAGTGGGCAAAGAAAGCCTTTAAGGAGGCCCAAATTTATGGAGATGTCAAGGCGGTAGCTTCTAGTGAGGACAAGGTATTTTCTTACATCCCAGATTGCTCTGATTTGCCGATTCGAGACAATGCCGATTATGTGTATATTTGTGAGAACAATACAATTTATGGTACAAAGTTTAAGACCTTGCCAAACACAAAGGGAAAGACCTTGGTATCAGATATCTCTTCCTGCTTTTTATCTGAGCCAATCGATGTGAGCAAGTACGGTCTTGTTTGGGGTGGTGTGCAAAAGAATGTAGGACCAGCAGGCGTGACCATTGTCATTATTAGAGAAGATTTAATTACAGAGGACACCTTGCCAGGAACACCAACGATGTTAAAGTATAAAATTCATGCGGACAACAATTCCCTCTACAATACACCACCTTGCTACAATATCTATATCTGTGGTAAAGTGTTTAAGTGGATTAAAAAGATGGGTGGGCTTTCAGCTATGAAAGAGCACAATGAGAAGAAGGCCGCAGTACTCTATGATTTTCTCGACCAGAGTAAGCTCTTTAAGGGAACGGTCAGAAAAGAAGACCGCTCTTTGATGAATGTGCCATTTGTCACTGGAGATAAGGAATTAGATGCAGAGTTTATTAAGGCGGCTGAGGTAGCTGGATTTGTGAACTTGAAGGGACATCGCACTGTTGGTGGAATGCGTGCAAGTATTTATAATGCAATGCCAATCGAAGGTGTGGAGAAGTTAGTTGCTTTTATGAAGGATTTTGAAGCAAAACACGAATAG
- a CDS encoding ABC transporter substrate-binding protein has product MKWKRVVAVFSAAALLVTSLSGCLSTDPTKKKIIRIGVFEPLTGENGGGGFQEVLGMRYANKMYPTVTIQGEEYKVELDEVDNKSDKTEAITAAQRLVSDWCIVVLGSYGSGVSIAAGQIFADAHIPAIGASCTNPQVTLGNDYYFRIAYLDPFQGTIMANYAKQSGAKRAAVITQLGDDYSSGLGSYFVQAFQGDGVEVVRQEQFQTNQSDFKAILTNIKAQKPDFIFAPSSITTAPLIIKQARELGITAVLGAGDTWENSTIIENAGSSAEGIVFSTFFDEAAPSNEEGRKFVQGFKQFLVENKQEDIIPAMSALAYDSYLVAIKAIEKANSTDKEAIREALKGITVDGVTGTISFDENGDAKKDMAYIKTVKDGKFQFLTTTKVEKK; this is encoded by the coding sequence ATGAAATGGAAAAGAGTAGTGGCAGTGTTCTCTGCTGCAGCACTGCTGGTGACATCTTTGAGTGGTTGCTTGAGTACAGATCCAACCAAGAAAAAGATTATTCGCATTGGCGTGTTTGAGCCATTAACAGGAGAAAATGGTGGTGGTGGCTTCCAAGAAGTTTTGGGTATGCGCTATGCCAATAAGATGTATCCGACAGTGACGATTCAGGGCGAAGAATACAAGGTTGAGCTCGATGAGGTGGACAACAAGTCAGATAAGACAGAGGCGATCACAGCAGCTCAAAGATTGGTCAGTGATTGGTGTATCGTAGTATTAGGAAGTTATGGATCGGGTGTTTCGATTGCGGCAGGGCAAATTTTTGCAGATGCCCATATTCCAGCCATTGGTGCGTCTTGTACAAATCCACAGGTAACCTTGGGCAATGATTATTATTTTAGAATTGCCTATCTTGATCCTTTTCAGGGAACCATTATGGCTAATTATGCAAAGCAAAGTGGAGCAAAGCGAGCTGCGGTGATCACACAGCTTGGAGACGACTATTCTTCGGGTTTGGGTTCTTATTTTGTACAAGCCTTTCAGGGCGATGGCGTAGAAGTCGTGCGTCAGGAGCAATTCCAGACCAATCAATCAGATTTTAAGGCAATTTTAACCAATATTAAGGCACAAAAGCCAGACTTTATTTTTGCTCCATCGTCGATTACGACAGCACCGCTCATTATTAAACAGGCAAGAGAGCTAGGAATTACAGCAGTACTTGGTGCAGGAGATACTTGGGAGAATTCGACGATTATTGAAAATGCGGGATCATCCGCAGAAGGTATTGTGTTCTCCACATTTTTTGATGAGGCGGCACCGTCCAATGAAGAGGGAAGAAAGTTTGTTCAAGGATTTAAACAATTTTTGGTAGAGAACAAGCAAGAAGATATCATCCCTGCGATGTCAGCACTTGCCTATGATTCCTATTTGGTTGCCATCAAGGCGATTGAAAAGGCCAATTCCACAGATAAAGAGGCCATTCGAGAGGCACTAAAGGGCATTACGGTTGATGGTGTGACAGGAACCATTAGCTTTGATGAAAATGGAGATGCTAAAAAAGATATGGCCTATATTAAGACAGTCAAAGATGGAAAATTTCAATTTTTGACAACAACAAAGGTAGAAAAGAAGTAG
- a CDS encoding aminotransferase class V-fold PLP-dependent enzyme, giving the protein MIYLDNAATTLYKPQEVIDAVVNAMQHMGNSSRGTHSQALEAAGTVYHARVKVAQEFHCEEEKVIFTPNSTEALNMAILGSLHRGDHVITTDLEHNSVLRPLHHLEQMGIITLSFVRADKKGRICYDDFEKLYQENTRAIVCTHGSNLTGNLIDLSRVGEFARSHQLLFIVDASQTAGVLDIDMEKWGIDLLCFTGHKSLMGPQGTGGLCIRGDIEVAPLKFGGTGIESYNQNQPDRYPAHLEAGTLNGHGIAGLLAAIEYIEKIGKDVIYQHEIELARAFYEGVTKIKGVTVLGDFSTWDRAPVVALNVEGYESGEVSDYLAQEYTIATRPGAHCAPRMHEALGTVETGAVRFSFSWHNTMEEVEIAIGAIRAFVEQ; this is encoded by the coding sequence ATGATTTATTTAGATAATGCGGCGACAACATTATATAAGCCACAGGAGGTAATAGATGCGGTAGTCAATGCTATGCAGCATATGGGCAATTCTTCGAGGGGAACCCATAGTCAGGCGCTGGAGGCTGCGGGAACAGTGTATCACGCTCGTGTGAAGGTGGCTCAGGAATTTCATTGTGAAGAGGAGAAAGTGATTTTTACACCAAACTCCACAGAAGCATTGAATATGGCCATTCTTGGAAGCTTGCATAGGGGAGATCATGTGATTACGACAGATCTTGAGCACAATTCTGTCCTTCGTCCACTGCATCATTTAGAGCAGATGGGCATCATTACACTTTCTTTTGTTCGAGCAGACAAGAAGGGAAGAATTTGCTATGATGACTTTGAAAAATTGTATCAAGAAAATACAAGAGCTATCGTTTGTACCCATGGATCAAATTTGACAGGAAATTTGATTGACCTTTCAAGGGTTGGTGAATTTGCGAGGTCACATCAACTTCTCTTTATTGTTGATGCATCACAGACAGCAGGGGTTTTGGATATCGACATGGAAAAATGGGGAATTGATCTGTTGTGTTTTACAGGGCATAAATCTTTGATGGGGCCACAGGGAACGGGAGGACTATGTATTCGTGGAGATATTGAAGTTGCACCATTAAAATTTGGTGGCACAGGAATTGAATCCTATAATCAAAATCAACCCGATCGCTATCCAGCACATCTTGAGGCAGGAACGCTCAATGGACATGGGATTGCGGGGCTGTTGGCAGCCATTGAATATATTGAAAAAATAGGAAAAGATGTGATTTATCAACATGAGATTGAACTGGCTAGAGCTTTTTATGAGGGAGTGACAAAAATAAAGGGTGTCACTGTACTGGGAGATTTTTCAACTTGGGATCGAGCACCAGTGGTCGCATTAAATGTTGAGGGCTACGAGTCGGGTGAGGTATCCGATTACTTGGCACAGGAGTATACTATTGCGACAAGACCAGGAGCACATTGTGCCCCAAGGATGCACGAAGCACTGGGAACGGTCGAAACAGGTGCCGTTCGCTTTAGCTTTTCTTGGCACAACACAATGGAAGAAGTAGAGATAGCCATAGGGGCAATCAGGGCATTTGTCGAGCAATGA
- a CDS encoding class I SAM-dependent RNA methyltransferase, producing the protein MEAVLKREIIDIGYEISRVEDGRVYFMGDDEAIARCNLWLRTTERVMIKIAQFRATTYEELFQGTRAIRWQDYIPQNGKFWVTKATSISSKLFSPSDIQSVMKKAMVEKLKTVYRTDWFPEDGASYPLRVTINKDIVTIGLDTTGDSLHKRGYRTNTVKAPITETLAAALIMLTPWNGERILVDPFCGSGTFAIEAAMIAANMAPGLNREFLSQTWENIVSKKCWYDAIDEANELVDLEVDTDIQGYDIDAFAVKAARANAENAGVENLIHFQERSVDKLSHPKKYGFIITNPPYGERLEEKENLPAIYQSLGKRFKALDDWSMYLITAWEDTEKAIGRKADKNRKIYNGMMKTYFYQFLGPKPPKRG; encoded by the coding sequence ATGGAGGCGGTATTAAAGAGAGAGATTATTGATATCGGCTATGAAATCAGCCGAGTGGAAGATGGTCGAGTGTACTTTATGGGCGATGATGAGGCCATTGCACGCTGTAATCTTTGGCTGAGAACGACGGAACGTGTGATGATTAAGATTGCACAATTTCGAGCAACAACCTATGAAGAACTCTTTCAGGGAACAAGAGCTATTCGCTGGCAGGATTATATCCCTCAAAATGGTAAATTTTGGGTGACGAAGGCAACATCGATTTCATCAAAGCTTTTTTCCCCATCCGACATTCAGTCTGTGATGAAAAAGGCAATGGTAGAAAAATTAAAGACAGTTTATCGCACCGATTGGTTTCCTGAGGATGGAGCGTCCTATCCACTGCGTGTCACCATCAATAAGGATATTGTGACCATTGGTCTTGACACGACAGGAGATTCCTTACACAAGAGAGGCTATCGAACGAATACAGTAAAGGCACCGATTACAGAGACTTTGGCCGCAGCTTTAATTATGTTGACCCCTTGGAATGGGGAGAGAATCTTAGTAGATCCATTTTGTGGAAGCGGAACATTTGCCATCGAGGCAGCGATGATCGCTGCAAATATGGCTCCGGGCTTGAATCGTGAATTTTTGTCACAGACCTGGGAAAATATTGTGTCAAAAAAGTGTTGGTATGATGCCATTGATGAGGCCAATGAATTGGTTGATCTCGAGGTCGATACGGATATTCAGGGATATGACATTGATGCATTTGCTGTAAAGGCAGCAAGAGCAAATGCAGAGAATGCAGGAGTGGAAAATTTAATTCATTTCCAAGAACGAAGTGTGGATAAGCTCTCTCATCCAAAAAAATACGGATTTATTATTACGAATCCGCCATATGGTGAGAGACTAGAAGAAAAGGAAAATCTTCCTGCAATTTATCAAAGTCTGGGCAAAAGGTTTAAAGCACTGGATGATTGGTCAATGTATTTGATTACAGCTTGGGAAGACACAGAAAAGGCGATTGGACGAAAGGCAGACAAAAATAGAAAGATTTATAATGGAATGATGAAGACCTATTTTTATCAATTTTTAGGTCCAAAGCCGCCAAAGAGAGGATAG
- a CDS encoding metallophosphoesterase: MKILIVSDSHRKDENLLQVIERESPLDMFIHLGDIEDDRSMYAFEAAVGKDCEVHMVLGNNDFFLDLEREEEIMIGKYKALITHGHMYGVSLGADRLYDEAKARGVDIAMFGHTHRPYVDEDDITLLNPGSISFPRQEGHRPSYLIMTIDDETQKASYEIKYL, from the coding sequence GTGAAGATATTAATTGTAAGTGATTCGCACAGAAAAGATGAAAATTTATTGCAGGTCATAGAGAGAGAGTCCCCATTAGATATGTTTATTCATTTGGGCGATATTGAAGATGATAGGAGTATGTATGCCTTTGAGGCGGCTGTGGGAAAAGATTGTGAAGTCCATATGGTACTTGGCAATAATGATTTCTTTCTTGACCTAGAGAGAGAAGAGGAGATTATGATTGGCAAGTACAAGGCTCTCATTACCCATGGACATATGTATGGTGTGAGTTTGGGGGCTGACCGACTCTATGATGAGGCCAAGGCTAGAGGGGTAGATATTGCGATGTTTGGGCACACCCATCGCCCATATGTGGATGAGGATGATATTACCCTATTAAATCCAGGCAGCATATCTTTTCCTCGCCAAGAGGGACACAGACCTTCCTATTTGATTATGACGATTGATGATGAGACACAGAAGGCAAGTTATGAGATTAAATATCTGTGA
- the yfcE gene encoding phosphodiesterase — MKYVFASDIHGSAYYTKALLEKFNESKAEKLILLGDLLYHGPRNDLPKDYAPKEVIAMLNPLKDKIYAVRGNCEAEVDQMVLDFPVMATYALLVLNGVTFYATHGHIYNPENLPPINPGEALIYGHVHLPIAEKRGDIYILNPGSTSIPKGGNPPSYAVLEDKHFQILTFDGQVIKEIDFE; from the coding sequence ATGAAATATGTATTTGCATCGGATATCCATGGCTCAGCGTACTATACAAAGGCCTTGTTGGAAAAATTTAATGAGAGCAAAGCAGAAAAATTGATTTTGTTGGGGGACCTACTCTACCACGGACCAAGAAATGATTTGCCAAAAGATTATGCACCCAAGGAAGTCATTGCAATGCTCAACCCATTAAAGGATAAAATCTATGCTGTGAGGGGAAATTGTGAGGCGGAAGTGGATCAAATGGTATTAGATTTTCCAGTAATGGCAACATATGCACTCTTGGTGCTCAATGGAGTGACTTTTTATGCCACCCATGGTCATATCTACAATCCAGAGAATTTACCTCCAATCAACCCAGGAGAGGCTTTGATCTATGGACATGTACATCTTCCAATTGCAGAGAAGAGAGGAGATATCTATATTTTAAATCCAGGATCGACCTCAATTCCAAAGGGAGGAAATCCACCTTCCTATGCTGTGCTAGAGGACAAACATTTTCAAATTCTGACATTTGATGGTCAGGTCATAAAGGAGATTGATTTTGAGTAA
- a CDS encoding phosphoglycerate dehydrogenase → MNKIYCLNAIAKVGTEVFGDRYALTENIDEATGIMVRSAAMHDMEFSKNLLAIARAGAGVNNIPLDRCADEGIVVFNTPGANANGVKELVLCGMLLAARDIVGGIEWIQSIKDSETVAKDTEKGKKNFAGSEIRGKKLGVIGLGAIGSEVANAAAALGMTVLGYDPFLSVNSAWRLSRKIQHITDLEEIYKNCDYITVHVPLTDKNRGMIGKDTIPMMKDGVVILNFARDLLVDDDAMAQALASGKVKRYITDFPNPKSANMKGCIAIPHLGASTEESEDNCAVMAAEELQDYIDNGNIKNSVNYPACDMGVCTSVARVAILHKNVPNMIGQITSILASYNINIENMTNKSRDTHAYTLLDFETEVTEELKAALSNIAGVLKVRVVK, encoded by the coding sequence ATGAATAAGATTTATTGTCTCAATGCCATTGCAAAAGTTGGCACAGAAGTGTTTGGTGATCGCTATGCTTTGACAGAGAATATAGATGAAGCAACAGGTATTATGGTGCGTTCCGCAGCAATGCACGATATGGAATTTTCTAAGAATCTCTTGGCTATTGCCAGAGCAGGTGCAGGTGTGAACAATATTCCACTTGATCGCTGTGCAGATGAAGGAATTGTTGTGTTTAATACACCAGGAGCTAATGCCAATGGTGTAAAGGAGCTAGTTCTTTGTGGAATGTTGCTTGCAGCAAGAGATATTGTGGGTGGCATCGAGTGGATTCAATCCATTAAGGATTCCGAGACGGTGGCAAAGGATACTGAAAAGGGAAAGAAAAACTTTGCAGGAAGTGAGATTCGAGGAAAGAAATTGGGTGTTATTGGACTGGGGGCAATTGGTTCAGAGGTGGCTAATGCGGCCGCAGCTCTTGGGATGACGGTACTTGGCTATGATCCATTCCTTTCTGTCAATTCTGCTTGGAGACTCTCAAGAAAGATTCAGCATATTACAGATCTAGAAGAGATCTATAAAAACTGTGATTATATCACTGTGCATGTGCCATTGACAGACAAGAATCGTGGAATGATTGGCAAGGATACCATTCCAATGATGAAGGATGGTGTTGTGATTTTAAACTTTGCAAGAGATCTCTTAGTAGATGATGATGCAATGGCACAGGCTTTAGCTAGTGGCAAGGTAAAGAGATACATCACAGATTTCCCAAATCCAAAGTCTGCAAATATGAAGGGCTGCATTGCCATCCCTCATCTCGGCGCTTCCACTGAGGAGAGCGAGGACAACTGTGCAGTGATGGCTGCTGAGGAGTTGCAAGACTATATTGATAATGGAAATATCAAAAATTCGGTTAATTATCCAGCCTGTGATATGGGGGTTTGCACAAGTGTGGCCAGAGTGGCGATTCTCCACAAGAATGTGCCAAATATGATTGGACAGATTACTTCAATATTGGCGTCCTATAACATTAATATTGAAAATATGACCAATAAGAGTAGAGATACTCATGCCTACACCCTTCTTGATTTTGAGACAGAGGTGACGGAAGAATTAAAGGCGGCACTTTCTAATATTGCGGGTGTGTTGAAGGTAAGAGTTGTTAAATAA
- the rdgB gene encoding RdgB/HAM1 family non-canonical purine NTP pyrophosphatase: protein MQLTLATKNAGKVREIKKILPEFDIQTMTEAGIELDIEENGETFEENALIKARAIWKVCGGLVIADDSGLEIDYLGGQPGVHSSRFMGEDTDYMIKNRELIHRLEKAKEGERKARFVAVIACILPDGREFTTRGTMEGEIAMEPSGTEGFGYDPILYLPDYGCTSAQISLEEKNKISHRGKALKKMRERLNREGVV from the coding sequence ATGCAATTGACATTGGCAACAAAAAATGCAGGGAAGGTTCGAGAAATTAAAAAGATTTTGCCAGAGTTTGATATTCAAACGATGACGGAAGCGGGTATAGAACTGGATATCGAAGAAAATGGTGAGACATTTGAAGAAAATGCATTGATTAAGGCTAGAGCCATCTGGAAGGTCTGTGGTGGTCTTGTGATCGCAGATGACTCAGGTCTTGAGATCGACTATCTTGGTGGGCAACCTGGGGTTCACTCTTCAAGATTTATGGGAGAGGATACCGATTATATGATAAAAAATAGAGAGTTGATCCATCGCCTAGAGAAAGCAAAAGAGGGAGAGCGCAAGGCACGCTTTGTTGCAGTAATTGCTTGTATTCTCCCTGATGGGAGGGAATTTACTACTCGTGGAACGATGGAGGGGGAAATTGCAATGGAGCCTTCGGGCACAGAGGGCTTTGGCTATGATCCCATTCTCTATCTCCCAGATTATGGATGTACAAGTGCACAAATTAGTTTGGAAGAGAAAAATAAGATTAGTCATCGAGGAAAAGCATTGAAGAAAATGAGAGAGAGATTAAATAGGGAGGGCGTAGTGTGA
- the ilvB gene encoding biosynthetic-type acetolactate synthase large subunit yields MTRKSGAEIVIECLKEQGVDTVFGYPGGAILNIYDALYKHQDEITHILTSHEQGAAHAADGYARATGKVGVCMATSGPGATNLVTGIATAYMDSIPMVAITCNVATSLLGKDSFQEIDILGVTMPITKYNFIVKDGNQLADVIRRAFRIAASGRPGPVLVDITKDVTAGEFDYEYKEPEKIVRTEKKVDGDTLEKAIDMMHQSRQPFIIAGGGLIAADASEEICTFAQKLQAPVAETLMGMGAFDGANPLATGMVGMHGTKTSNFGITEADLVIAIGVRFSDRVIGNSKKFARNAKIIHIDIDAAEINKNVKVDLSIVGDAKEVLRRINARLDPMNHDEWIAHIERMKEMYPLSYDRSRLTGPYIVETIDRLTSDDDIIVTEVGQHQMWAAQYYKYRKPRRLLTSGGAGTMGYGLGAAIGAKMACKDKVVINIAGDGCFRMNMNEIATATRYHIPVVQVIINNHVLGMVRQWQDLFYGKRFSNTILNDAVDFVKLAEAMGAKAYRVVKKEDFEPVLREAIAINEPVVIDCQVDCDDKVYPMVSPGAAIKDTFDASDLALEKNKK; encoded by the coding sequence ATGACACGAAAAAGTGGAGCAGAAATTGTCATTGAATGCCTGAAAGAGCAGGGAGTAGATACCGTATTCGGTTATCCGGGCGGTGCAATCTTAAATATTTATGATGCACTCTATAAGCATCAAGATGAAATTACACATATTTTAACGAGTCATGAGCAGGGAGCTGCACATGCAGCAGATGGATATGCTAGAGCTACAGGAAAGGTTGGCGTTTGTATGGCAACGAGTGGTCCAGGAGCGACTAACTTAGTTACAGGTATTGCAACGGCGTATATGGATTCTATTCCTATGGTAGCCATTACCTGCAATGTGGCAACTTCATTGCTTGGAAAGGACTCCTTTCAAGAGATCGATATTCTTGGTGTGACAATGCCAATCACAAAGTATAATTTTATTGTCAAGGACGGAAATCAACTGGCCGATGTAATTCGAAGAGCTTTTCGGATTGCAGCTAGTGGCCGCCCAGGTCCTGTACTTGTGGACATCACAAAGGATGTGACCGCTGGTGAATTTGACTATGAGTACAAGGAGCCAGAAAAAATTGTACGAACAGAAAAGAAGGTAGATGGCGATACATTGGAAAAGGCGATTGATATGATGCATCAATCTCGCCAGCCATTTATTATTGCAGGTGGCGGATTAATTGCTGCTGATGCATCAGAAGAGATTTGTACCTTTGCTCAAAAATTACAAGCTCCTGTCGCAGAGACATTGATGGGAATGGGTGCATTTGATGGTGCAAATCCATTGGCAACCGGTATGGTTGGAATGCATGGAACAAAGACAAGTAACTTTGGAATTACCGAGGCTGATTTGGTCATTGCCATTGGTGTGCGCTTTTCTGACCGTGTTATTGGAAATTCAAAAAAGTTTGCAAGAAATGCCAAGATTATTCATATTGATATTGATGCGGCAGAGATCAATAAGAATGTCAAAGTCGATTTGAGTATTGTTGGCGATGCAAAGGAAGTGCTCAGAAGAATCAATGCAAGACTTGATCCGATGAATCATGACGAGTGGATTGCTCATATCGAGAGAATGAAGGAGATGTATCCTCTTTCTTATGACCGCTCTCGATTGACTGGACCATATATTGTAGAAACGATTGATCGCTTAACTTCTGATGATGATATTATTGTCACAGAAGTGGGACAGCATCAGATGTGGGCGGCACAGTACTATAAGTACCGAAAGCCAAGAAGATTATTAACTTCTGGTGGTGCGGGTACGATGGGCTATGGACTTGGTGCGGCCATTGGTGCAAAGATGGCCTGCAAGGATAAGGTAGTCATCAATATCGCAGGTGATGGATGTTTTCGAATGAATATGAATGAGATTGCCACAGCGACAAGGTATCATATACCGGTGGTTCAGGTCATCATCAACAACCATGTGCTGGGTATGGTTCGTCAATGGCAGGATCTTTTCTATGGAAAACGATTTTCCAATACCATTTTAAATGATGCCGTGGATTTTGTAAAATTGGCAGAGGCCATGGGAGCAAAGGCCTATAGAGTAGTAAAGAAGGAAGATTTTGAACCAGTGCTTCGAGAAGCGATCGCAATCAATGAACCAGTGGTCATTGATTGTCAAGTGGATTGCGATGATAAGGTATATCCGATGGTATCACCAGGTGCGGCAATTAAGGACACCTTTGATGCCTCAGATTTAGCTTTAGAAAAAAATAAAAAATAG